In one window of Mobiluncus massiliensis DNA:
- a CDS encoding dynamin family protein, protein MSSSPSKSLDELAQQLEDLIFGFPVAQAPAVKLRNTAISRLREHLRARGTDLDGPLVAVLAGSTGVGKSTLLNSLVGAQVPTSVRRPTTLTPVLVYHPDDELWLAADRILGGFEKIRLLDDDAWDDPAVASAVPERVPAGEEAATPAPQLILRSTPQMPPGMCLIDCPDLDSYLDTNRELAQHLLEVADLWIFVTTANRYRDEPGLELLRKAARRDVAIGAVLNRVTQGSLLAAKQDLSAEIAASNLKDVPIFAIMETQIADGELPAEDLVSLRNWLDNLAGDALMHSAMARQTLFGSLHEVLDLSEKVFDAAATEGQMRSDVQQTVDQLEQQLLEFVDAQIVAPTWFQGEPADLLEPCVRCQLEEYQAENSWVRQRLKWKKVWLNQQPQPDAALDAVKRAVASSVSNLDFQMEQMIADALQDSVLPNSVQIVDETAQSLDGSELLEQWSLTPAECCRQAGWNRDEKLSTDDAQTLFLAVLFAGMASPETCQFTRVDELLETFFDISTRLRLRSWSRSTLRRGLYARVNQRIATLRQSIPDSDNSELIAAGRKTLRTLREEWS, encoded by the coding sequence ATGAGTAGTTCGCCATCAAAGAGTTTGGATGAGTTGGCTCAGCAGCTGGAGGACCTAATCTTTGGTTTTCCGGTGGCGCAGGCTCCTGCCGTAAAGCTGCGAAACACGGCAATTTCCCGGCTCCGCGAGCATTTGCGCGCGCGGGGTACCGACCTGGACGGCCCTCTCGTGGCGGTACTGGCCGGTTCTACCGGGGTGGGCAAATCGACACTCCTGAACTCTTTGGTCGGTGCCCAAGTTCCGACTTCCGTGAGGCGTCCCACGACTCTGACCCCGGTACTCGTGTACCATCCTGACGACGAGCTGTGGCTGGCGGCAGACCGCATCTTGGGAGGATTTGAAAAGATACGTCTGTTAGACGACGATGCCTGGGACGATCCCGCCGTCGCGTCTGCCGTACCGGAACGTGTGCCAGCGGGGGAGGAGGCTGCGACACCGGCGCCGCAGCTTATCTTGCGTTCGACTCCCCAGATGCCTCCGGGAATGTGCCTCATCGATTGTCCCGATTTGGATTCCTATCTGGACACGAACCGTGAATTAGCTCAGCACCTGTTGGAAGTTGCTGACTTGTGGATTTTTGTTACTACCGCCAACCGTTACCGGGATGAGCCGGGGTTGGAGCTGCTGCGGAAGGCTGCCCGGCGTGATGTTGCTATCGGTGCGGTGCTGAACAGGGTCACACAAGGATCCCTCCTGGCGGCTAAGCAGGATCTCAGCGCGGAAATCGCTGCTAGCAACCTCAAAGATGTTCCGATTTTTGCCATTATGGAAACTCAAATTGCTGACGGAGAACTGCCCGCCGAAGATTTAGTTTCCCTGCGTAACTGGCTCGATAACCTGGCTGGTGACGCCTTGATGCATTCCGCCATGGCGCGTCAGACCCTGTTTGGTTCTCTGCATGAAGTCCTGGATTTGAGCGAAAAAGTGTTCGATGCCGCCGCCACTGAGGGACAAATGCGCAGCGATGTCCAGCAAACTGTGGATCAGCTGGAACAGCAATTACTGGAATTTGTTGATGCCCAGATTGTGGCTCCCACCTGGTTTCAAGGTGAGCCCGCTGACCTTTTGGAGCCCTGTGTGCGTTGCCAACTCGAGGAGTACCAGGCTGAAAACAGCTGGGTACGCCAGCGGCTGAAATGGAAAAAAGTCTGGCTCAATCAGCAACCTCAACCCGATGCGGCGCTGGATGCTGTAAAGCGGGCGGTGGCGAGCAGCGTGTCGAACCTCGACTTTCAGATGGAGCAAATGATTGCTGACGCTCTCCAGGACTCTGTGTTGCCCAACTCCGTTCAGATTGTAGACGAAACCGCGCAGTCCTTGGACGGTAGCGAACTCTTGGAGCAGTGGTCTCTGACCCCTGCGGAATGTTGCCGCCAAGCTGGCTGGAATCGCGATGAGAAGCTCTCGACAGACGATGCCCAGACGCTTTTCTTGGCGGTTCTCTTTGCTGGAATGGCCTCGCCCGAAACTTGCCAGTTCACCAGGGTTGACGAGCTCTTGGAAACTTTTTTTGATATCTCGACACGTTTGCGACTGCGGTCGTGGAGCCGCTCCACGCTTCGCCGCGGGCTGTACGCTCGGGTCAACCAGCGCATCGCCACCTTGCGTCAAAGCATTCCTGATTCCGACAACTCTGAACTAATCGCCGCGGGACGAAAAACGCTGCGTACCCTGCGAGAGGAGTGGTCCTAG
- the hisS gene encoding histidine--tRNA ligase yields the protein MPMMTSLSGFPEFTPEEKILEDELISRLTRVFELHGFSHLETRAIEPLSELERKGETSKEVYVLSRLQDKEGKEDRKNGLHFDLTVPLARYVLENSHLLRFPFKRYQIQKVWRGERPQEGRFREFVQADIDMVAAETLPPQFEIEAPLIMAQALESLPIPTPVVHVNSRKILQGVCNALGITQVDEVLQVIDKHDKVRPEDFTQMLSELGLDASQIQTLVSLADISGADERVIQQVRDLGLHDDLLEEGLSDVARMLRSVPDHEKGNVVADFKIARGLDYYTGMVYETFITGAESYGSICSGGRYDNLVSQGKRRFPGVGMSIGLTRLISIILANNWAKVSRPVPTCVLVAVDSEDTRGQAEAVAWQLRARGISTEVSPTAAKYGKQIKYAVTRGIPYVWFVESGEVKNLISETQESAQADTFTPAPELLKPQVIANYE from the coding sequence ATGCCCATGATGACATCACTTTCAGGTTTTCCCGAGTTCACCCCGGAGGAAAAAATCCTTGAGGACGAGTTGATTTCCCGTCTGACCAGGGTATTTGAACTGCACGGATTTTCCCACCTGGAGACGCGTGCCATCGAACCTCTCAGCGAGCTGGAACGCAAGGGAGAAACCTCCAAAGAGGTCTACGTACTGTCTCGGCTGCAGGACAAGGAAGGCAAAGAGGATCGCAAGAACGGGCTGCACTTTGACCTGACCGTGCCGTTGGCTCGTTACGTGCTGGAAAATTCCCACCTATTGCGTTTCCCCTTTAAGCGTTACCAAATTCAAAAGGTGTGGCGCGGCGAGCGACCCCAGGAAGGTCGTTTTCGCGAGTTTGTCCAGGCCGACATCGATATGGTCGCTGCGGAGACTTTACCGCCCCAGTTTGAGATTGAAGCCCCGCTGATTATGGCTCAAGCGCTGGAATCTCTGCCGATTCCTACCCCGGTGGTACACGTGAATTCCCGCAAGATTTTGCAGGGAGTCTGCAACGCTCTAGGTATCACGCAAGTGGACGAGGTTCTGCAAGTCATCGATAAACATGACAAGGTGCGCCCCGAAGACTTCACACAGATGCTCAGCGAACTTGGCCTCGATGCGTCTCAGATACAAACTCTGGTCAGCCTGGCCGACATCAGTGGCGCCGACGAACGCGTCATCCAGCAGGTGCGCGATTTGGGACTGCACGATGACCTGTTGGAGGAAGGTCTGTCGGACGTAGCGCGAATGCTGCGCAGCGTTCCCGACCACGAGAAAGGCAACGTGGTAGCGGACTTTAAGATTGCCCGCGGGCTGGATTACTACACCGGCATGGTCTACGAAACGTTTATTACAGGAGCCGAATCTTATGGTTCGATCTGTTCCGGGGGACGCTACGATAACTTGGTTTCCCAAGGGAAGCGCCGCTTTCCCGGGGTGGGGATGTCTATCGGTTTGACCCGGCTCATCTCGATTATTCTGGCTAATAATTGGGCTAAAGTGTCCCGTCCGGTTCCGACCTGTGTTTTGGTTGCGGTGGATAGCGAGGATACACGGGGACAAGCCGAGGCGGTGGCTTGGCAGTTGCGGGCTCGCGGCATCAGTACGGAAGTCAGCCCCACTGCCGCCAAGTATGGGAAACAAATCAAATACGCGGTGACCCGCGGCATTCCCTACGTGTGGTTTGTGGAATCCGGGGAAGTCAAGAATCTCATTAGCGAGACCCAGGAAAGTGCCCAAGCCGACACGTTTACCCCCGCCCCCGAACTTTTGAAACCGCAGGTGATTGCTAACTATGAGTAG
- a CDS encoding MBL fold metallo-hydrolase — protein sequence MDVLRIVSPIYGENCYVLVTANKSALVIDPGAKTATRIKELLTQLNAELAAILLTHGHADHLWNTAQVAACNPEAPIFLAKPDHFWMDAPGPGVQLGVNNYFTEMDGAWEPVTVQAPPDALFTGGGAQIIPDLMLRALPAPGHSPGCTMFFGADKGEDHGQGLGFDGRDNQAFCFSGDVVFKGSIGRTDLPHSDPEVMTETLRTLKISVNPDTLLLPGHGETTTWAAELANNPFLR from the coding sequence ATGGATGTGTTACGGATTGTTTCGCCGATTTACGGGGAAAATTGCTATGTTTTGGTCACCGCGAACAAATCCGCTTTGGTTATTGATCCCGGCGCGAAAACCGCCACGCGGATCAAGGAACTATTGACACAGCTCAATGCTGAGTTGGCTGCAATCTTGCTGACTCACGGCCATGCTGACCACCTGTGGAATACGGCTCAGGTCGCTGCCTGCAACCCCGAGGCACCTATTTTTTTGGCAAAACCGGATCATTTCTGGATGGATGCGCCCGGCCCGGGCGTTCAGCTAGGTGTTAACAATTACTTCACCGAAATGGACGGGGCGTGGGAACCGGTCACGGTCCAAGCTCCGCCCGATGCGCTGTTTACCGGTGGGGGAGCGCAAATTATTCCCGATTTAATGTTGCGTGCCCTGCCGGCTCCGGGACATTCGCCCGGATGCACCATGTTCTTTGGTGCTGACAAAGGTGAGGACCACGGTCAGGGGCTCGGTTTTGACGGCCGCGACAATCAGGCATTTTGTTTTTCCGGGGACGTAGTTTTTAAAGGCTCGATTGGTCGCACCGACCTGCCCCATTCCGACCCTGAGGTGATGACGGAAACCTTGCGAACCCTCAAAATCAGCGTCAACCCCGACACTCTGCTGTTGCCCGGTCACGGAGAGACGACCACCTGGGCGGCAGAGCTCGCGAACAACCCATTTCTGAGATGA